The genomic window AGGTGGAAACTTCTGTACGTATAGCTAATGCGTGTATGGGGTCTGGAATAATATCCTTAACCGCATCTAGTACTAGTCGCTGCTGTTCAACCCTACTTAAATCAGCGAATAATGGGCTAGCTATTTGTACTCGAAAATGGCTTAAACCATTATTATATGCTTTATGACCATTATGTAAGTGCGATTCATTGAAAATTTCTAATTCAGTTGGATTCAAACTTTGAAGTCTCTGTCTGAGCATTTCTTCATGTTTTTTACTATCAGGAATCATGATTTTTGTTCTCCTCAGAAATAACGGTCATATGTTTACCAAGCCATAAACTTTGGCCAACCGCAAACACCAAAGTAAGAACAGTTATACCGAACACTTTAAAGCTAGCCCACTGATCTGTAGTAAAGCCACCCCAAAATGCTACGTATAAGTTGGCAATACCTACGAGAGCAAAAAACAATATCCATCCAACAGTCATTTTAGTCCAGGCTTGTTCAGGCATACTGATTTGCTTAGAAATCAATGTTTTTAGAAAATTCCTTTTAAACAACAAACCTATTAAAAGAATTGAAGCAAAACACCAAGTTAATACGGTTGGTTTCCACTTAATAAATGTCTCATCATGAAGCAGAATAGTAGCTCCTCCAAATACAACAATAATTATTAAATTTATCCAGTGAATAGTTTCAACAGGTTTTTTTGTGTAATAGAGATAGAGGATTAGTGCGATGGATGCAGCAATAGCAACACCAGTAGCAACATAAATATCGTAAATTTTGAGTGCAATAAAAAATAGCAATAAAGGTAAAAAATCTGATAGTATCTTTTTCATGTGGTTAGGTGTAATCCCTAATGACTAATGGGAGTATATAAATATACTAAATATTAAGTATAGATATTTACTTACTCTTCACATTTTATTAAACCAATCTTTTTTTCCCATTTTATTTTCGGAGATTAATTATGAAAAGATTTGCATTATTTGCATTAAACGCAGTTCCTATGATGGCCCTTGTTAGTGCGGTATGGGCTCAACAGCAGATTAGAATCGGTGTTTCTGTTTCTGCCACAGGTCCTGCAGCCTCGTTGGGGATTCCGGAGAAAAACACCGTAGAAGTACTGGAAAAAGAATTTAGCGGTATTCCAGTCGAGTATTTTGTATACGATGACACTGGAGATACTGCAACTGCAGTGCGCAATATGCGTAAGTTAATCTCCGAAAACAAAATAGATGCTATGATAGGCAGTTCAATCACCGCACCAACTCTTGCTATGATTGATGTTGCTGCTGAAACTAAAACTCCATTAGTCAGTATGGTAGGGAATAATGTAGTTGTAGTCCCTGTCGAAGGACCTAAGGTTTGGTCCTTTAAAACCTCACCAAATGATGCCTCTATGGCTACAGCTCTTAGAGCTGCTATGAAAAAGCAAGGCATTAAAACATTGGCCTTTATTGGTTTTGCTGATGCTTATGGTCAGGGTTGGCTTGAGCAGATTAAAATTGCACTTAAAGAAACAGATATAAAAATCGTAGCCGAAGAGAGTTATGCACGTAATGATACAAGCGTAACTGGGCAGGTTCTTAAGATTGTTTCTAAAAAGCCAGATGCCGTATTAGTGGCTACGGCGGGTACTCCAGGAGCATTGCCAACTAGAGAACTTAGGACTCGTGGTTTTACAGGTCAGATTTACCATACACATGGATCAGCTAATATCGATTTTCTCAGAGTGTGTGGAAAAGCTTGCGACGGTGTAATTTTACCAGCTGGACCTGTTCTTGTAGGTGATCAACTTGAGGATTCACATCCATCTAAAGGTATCAGCGAAGAGTACAAAAAACTTTACGAGGCTAAATTTGGTGCTGGATCTATGAGTACATTTGGAGCTCATATGTT from Taylorella equigenitalis ATCC 35865 includes these protein-coding regions:
- a CDS encoding septation protein A; amino-acid sequence: MKKILSDFLPLLLFFIALKIYDIYVATGVAIAASIALILYLYYTKKPVETIHWINLIIIVVFGGATILLHDETFIKWKPTVLTWCFASILLIGLLFKRNFLKTLISKQISMPEQAWTKMTVGWILFFALVGIANLYVAFWGGFTTDQWASFKVFGITVLTLVFAVGQSLWLGKHMTVISEENKNHDS
- a CDS encoding ABC transporter substrate-binding protein; this encodes MKRFALFALNAVPMMALVSAVWAQQQIRIGVSVSATGPAASLGIPEKNTVEVLEKEFSGIPVEYFVYDDTGDTATAVRNMRKLISENKIDAMIGSSITAPTLAMIDVAAETKTPLVSMVGNNVVVVPVEGPKVWSFKTSPNDASMATALRAAMKKQGIKTLAFIGFADAYGQGWLEQIKIALKETDIKIVAEESYARNDTSVTGQVLKIVSKKPDAVLVATAGTPGALPTRELRTRGFTGQIYHTHGSANIDFLRVCGKACDGVILPAGPVLVGDQLEDSHPSKGISEEYKKLYEAKFGAGSMSTFGAHMFDADLVLKTSMKKVLDAGIKPGSEEFRKALRDAMETSKEVIGTQGVYNMTKDDHTGLDERSRVLVKIENNKWVYQPELLK
- a CDS encoding BolA family protein translates to MIPDSKKHEEMLRQRLQSLNPTELEIFNESHLHNGHKAYNNGLSHFRVQIASPLFADLSRVEQQRLVLDAVKDIIPDPIHALAIRTEVST